The Streptococcus mitis region ACACTTTTACAAAAGGCTTTGCTAATCTTAAAATATAACCTACCCAATAACAATAAGTCGAATTGGGACAAATGAAATACTTGTTACAGCTATACAGTTGTAAAAAGTTGTCTTGAATATCCTGCTCCTCAACTATAATCGGATTTTCAAAATGGTACTGAGAATGTAGAAAAGGTACCAATTCTTCACGACACCAGGCAACATCATCTGAAGTAATTCGGATGGTTAAATGTTGAAAATTATCCCTTTCAATTGCTGCTATCTTCTCTAAACAAGAACCGATATACAATTGAGCGTTATAACCGTAATTTTTTCTATTTCGTTCATTGAGAAAATCCGTTCTTCTAATGGCAATTGTCACATTTTTCTCTTCAAATTGAGTAGAAGCTGCTACTACTGGTTCAATCAAATACTCTCTACAAAAAGAGTCCAATTCTTCTGAAGAATAGTCAACACCTGCCTCTTGGAAATAACCAAAATCTTCTAATTCGATACCATTTGCTTTTGAAAATAAGACAGCGGTTTTTGGAAAAAAGGTTTGGGCAAACTGAAAATATCCTGTTCGTAAGACATAACTTTCCTCATAGCCCATCATCCGATCTCTATGCGCTTGTAGTAAGAGATAGAGCAAATTTCCTAGTTGAAAACCTCTATTATTTTCATAAATTTTCAAGATTCGAATCTCCTTTTTGCTGTTTAAAGTACTGTCCTAAAATGGAATCATCAGGATTTTTCACTAAATTCTTAATTTGTTTACCTGTAAAAACTTCAGAATTATCGATACCCAATTTCACTCCATCAATCCTATTTAAATTCGCTACCAGATGACCAACCAAATCTTTTATTGCTGTTACTTGATAGCACATCTCATCAGGATAAATATCAGAAATTGGCTCTAAATCCATCAACAATTCATCTGGAAGAAGCTCTACTAAAGCCCACAATTGATCATTTACTTTTTGATAATATTTTTCTAACTTAGGCTTGCCCAAAACAATATCATTTGAAATATAAGTCCATTGTCTAGAAAGCAAATCGTTAATAAAGCCCTTTTTCAGCGTTTTTCCATATAAGGTGTCCATAATATAAATAGTATTGCTATTTTGATGAGCCTCAATCACGCCATTATAAATCTTTTGATGAATAGCGCTATATCTGGAACCACTATCAAATACAGACTTCGTAGATACTAAAATCATATGACCTGTCTGAATATTTTTTAGGACATTTACTAATTTCTCTATTTCCGCATCATCGTTTTTCAAACTTAAATTGGTTAATAATTTTTCTGATGACGGAGCAGTACAAATAACCACATCATAAAAATCTTTCAAAGCTTCTTCAATATTATTTCTATTGAAACAACTTAAATCAATATCAGATAGTTTACTTAATGTATCAAATAAAATTTTCCCAACTGCACCTGTTGAACCAATTAAGGCCACTTTCTTCTTGCTTGATTCAATTATTTCAAGAACTTCTTTAAAAGTTTTAGCAGCTTGGTCTTTTTCAGAAATGATTGGTTTTAAAAGAGAATCCCACGACAAATCAGCGTCCTTGTCCAATGGTGTAATACCTAAATAGTTTTTATGTGGATCATAATAATCAGCAACCAGGTAATTCAATATCCCATTGTTAACTAACGACTGTACACCATTAGCAACTCCGCCAGGGACAAAAACAGCCCTACCAGGTTTGACATCTATCACATCTACAGATTTGTAAGTTGGAGAATCTATTCGTAGATCGATAAAAATCATTTTGAAAGTCCCACAGGCTACTGTCATCAATTTTTCATAGCCCTGACAGTGCATCCCTCTGATAACCCCCTGCTTTGAAACAGACACATTATTTTGAAGTTTATGATGAAAGAATGATTCTGGAACCCCATTTGCAAGCAAATCTTTCTTTCGCCAATTCTCTAAAAAATAGCCACGCTCATCATGATGAAGAGGACTTTCAAACACCAACAAACCTTGAATCTGTACTGAAATAGTTCTATCTATATCCATCTTTTCCCCTCTATATCGTAATGCATCCATACTAAAGCTATTTTCATTATGTTTCTTAAATTATACCACTATATGAGTTCTCTAGCCAGATGAAGTTCATTCTTTTTAAACATCAATATCTATAAATACACATCTTTATTAGCAAAAAGAAAACCCTAAAAATCAGACTAATTGCCTAACTTTTAGAGTTAAATCATTGATTATTTCGTCATTCATCTATTGAAATTCTTTGACATCTCCATCGTAAGTCGCCCAGTCTTTACTGAAAAAACGCTCATTCAGATGGTAAGTCGGAGCTGGGGTGGGATTGGATAGGAAGGGATCAACGGCCTTATCAAATGCCAACCAACCTAACCAACCAAGGTGAATGGTATCTTTCATAAAGAAAGCTTCCCCACCGTCCTTAGAAAAATCTGCTATATTGGTAAACCCTTGACTTTCTAACTGGTAGCGAATCTTCTGCACCGTTTGTTGGTACATATCTTCTCGTAAACCAGCATAGTCCATCCATTTTTTATTAACAGGTGGAATGATAAAAATCGGGTTTACCTTGGATTTAGAAAACTGGGTTAACACCAACTGCAAGTCATTGTACTCTGGTGATTTGAGGTAGGTAAAGTTTTTCTGAGAATCCTTTAATTTCTTCAAATCCTTCTTAATCTGCGTATTATAGAAATAATTCTCTATTCCCAGATCATTATTAGAAGTATTCTTTTCTGCATCTGCTTTGACAACATCTTCTATAGCTTGATAAGAAAAC contains the following coding sequences:
- a CDS encoding alpha-1,2-fucosyltransferase is translated as MKIYENNRGFQLGNLLYLLLQAHRDRMMGYEESYVLRTGYFQFAQTFFPKTAVLFSKANGIELEDFGYFQEAGVDYSSEELDSFCREYLIEPVVAASTQFEEKNVTIAIRRTDFLNERNRKNYGYNAQLYIGSCLEKIAAIERDNFQHLTIRITSDDVAWCREELVPFLHSQYHFENPIIVEEQDIQDNFLQLYSCNKYFICPNSTYCYWVGYILRLAKPFVKVFVPDFNTLLEQNGKQIADTRDWEVVSVDRTGFE
- a CDS encoding dTDP-4-dehydrorhamnose 3,5-epimerase family protein — protein: MDALRYRGEKMDIDRTISVQIQGLLVFESPLHHDERGYFLENWRKKDLLANGVPESFFHHKLQNNVSVSKQGVIRGMHCQGYEKLMTVACGTFKMIFIDLRIDSPTYKSVDVIDVKPGRAVFVPGGVANGVQSLVNNGILNYLVADYYDPHKNYLGITPLDKDADLSWDSLLKPIISEKDQAAKTFKEVLEIIESSKKKVALIGSTGAVGKILFDTLSKLSDIDLSCFNRNNIEEALKDFYDVVICTAPSSEKLLTNLSLKNDDAEIEKLVNVLKNIQTGHMILVSTKSVFDSGSRYSAIHQKIYNGVIEAHQNSNTIYIMDTLYGKTLKKGFINDLLSRQWTYISNDIVLGKPKLEKYYQKVNDQLWALVELLPDELLMDLEPISDIYPDEMCYQVTAIKDLVGHLVANLNRIDGVKLGIDNSEVFTGKQIKNLVKNPDDSILGQYFKQQKGDSNLENL